The DNA window CCAACCGGTGCGCCAGCGCGCCGAGCACGGGAAGCGCGAGCAGGCCGTTGCCAGGCGGGAAGGTGGCGAACGAGTAGTCCGGTGCCTGCCCGATCACCACGATCTTCCTGACGTGCCGCGATTCTTCGGCAAGTGCGATGGCGACGTCCGCGCCGAAGGAATGCCCGGCCGCGACCACCTCGGTGACGTCGATCGCGTCGAGCGCGGCGGCGACCGTGCGGGCCTGGGAGCGCGCGTCGAGCCCGGTGTGCCCGCCGGTGTGGCCGTGACCGCGCAGGTCGAGGCGGACGACGTGGAACCGCTCCGCTAGTAAGGGCGTCAGTCGGTCGAACCAGTGCACCGACCCGCTGAAACCGTGCAGCAGCAGGATGACCGGGTTCCCGCGCACCCCGTCTTGTCTGATGTGGACGGATTCGCCGCCTGCCGTGATCAGCTCGCCGATCACGGCAGGTTCCGTGCGAGCGCGCGTCCGGCGGCGCGGCCGGAGAAGATGCAGCCGCCGAGGAAGGTCCCTTCCAGCGCGTTGTAGCCGTGGACGCCGCCACCGCCGAAGCCCGCGACCTCGCCCGCCGCGTACAGCCCTGGGAACGGGGTTCCGTCGGCGCGCACGACTTGGGAGTCCAATGTGGTCTGCACGCCGCCGAGCGTCTTGCGGGTGAGGATGTTGAGCCGCACCGCGATCAGCGGGCCGTGCGCGGGATCGAGGATCCGGTGCGGTTTCGCGACCCTGGACACCTTGTCGCCGAGGTAGCGCCGCGCGTTCGCCACCGCCATCACCTGGAAGTCCTTGGCGTACCGGTTTTCCACCTGCAGATCGCGCGCGACGATCTGCTCCTCGATCGTGGCGAGATCGAGCTGGGGGCCGCGGGACAGCTTGTTCATCCCGTCGACGAGTTCGCCGAGCGTGTCCGCGACGACGAAGTCCACGCCGTGCCGTTTGAACGCCTCGACCGGGGGAATCGCGCCCTTGCCGCCGCGCTCGCGGAGCACGCGCCGCAGGTCCTTCCCGGTGAGATCGGGGTTCTGCTCGGATCCCGAGAGCATGAACTCCTTCTCGATGATGGTCTGGTCCAGCACGAACCACGAGTAGTCGTACCCGGTGGACAGGATCGCCTTGAGCGACGCGTTGGTGTCGAAACCGGGGAAGTTCGGCGGGGCGAGGCGTTTCCCGGTGGCGTCGAACCACATCGACGACGGGCCGGGGATGATCCGGATCGCGTGGTCCGGCCAGATCGGGTCCCAGTTGTGCAGCCCCTCGGTGTAGTGCCACATGCGGTCGCGGTTCACGATGCGCCCGCCCGCGTCCTCGGTGATCCCGATCATCCGTCCGTCCACATAGGCCGGAACACCGGGGATCATGGTTTCCGGGCAGGGGCCGAGCCGCTCGGCGGGCCAGTTCCGGCGGACCAGGTCGTGGTTGTGGCCGATCCCGCCGGACGTGACGACCACGGCCTTCGCGCGCAGCTCGAACTCGCCGACCGCGGTACGCGAAGACGCCTTCCCGCGATCGGCATCGCTCGGCTCCAGCACGGTCCCGCGCACGCCGACCGCGGCGCCGTCTTCGACGAGGAGTTCGTCGACCCGGTGCCGGAACGCGAACGAAACCAGCCCGCGCCGCTCGCCGTCGAGCACCGGCTCGGCGAACACGCGGACCACCTCGGGCCCGGTGCCCCAGGTGAGGTGGAAGCGCGGCACCGAGTTGCCGTGCCCGTCCGCGGCCCCGCCGCCGCGCTCGGCCCACCCGACCATCGGCGTCACCCGCAGGCCGAGGTCGTGCAGGTAACGGCGCTTCTCCCCGGCGGCGAACCGCACGTAGGCCTCCGCCCATTTGCGCGCCCAGTGGTCCTCGTCGTCGCGGTCGAACCCGGCCGAGGAGAACCAGTCGTGCAGCGCCAGCTCGTAGGAGTCCTTGATGCCGAGGCGGCGCTGTTCGGGGCTGTCGACGAACAGCAGCCCGCCGAGCGACCAGAACGCCTGCCCGCCGAGGTTGGCGCGGTTCTCCTGCTCGACGATCAGGACCTTCCGGCCCGCCTTGACCAGCTCGTGTGTCGCGACGAGCCCGGCGAGCCCGGCGCCGACCACGATCACGTCCGGTTCGTCGGCCATGGCGCACTCCACCTCAATCCGATAGGAATTCCTATCTGTTGACCATACGACCTGAGGCGTAGCGGGGCCAGCCCGATGTTGTCCCCGAGGCTGTTGTCGCCGGTATGCCCGGTTTCTAGGCTCGGTCCGGTGATGGAAACCACGGCGCTGACCAAGCGGTACGGCCGCGAGCTCGCGGTCGACGACCTCACGTTCACGGTGCGCCCCGGCCGGGTGACGGGCTTCCTCGGGCCGAACGGGGCGGGCAAATCGACCACGATGCGGATGTTCGTCGGCCTGGTGCGGCCGACCTCCGGCACGGCGACGATCGACGGCCGCGAGTACGCCGAGCTGCCGGATCCGCTGCGCCGCGTCGGCGCGCTGCTGGAGTCGACGCCGTCGCAGCCCGGCCGCACCGCGCGCGACCACCTGCTCGCGCTGGCCCGCACCCACGGCTTCGCACCGTCCAGAGTGGACGAAGTGCTCGGGATGGCCGGACTGGATTCGGTGGCGGGGCGCAGGACGGGCGGCTTCTCGCTCGGCATGCGCCAGCGCCTCGGGATCGCGGCGGCGATGCTCGGCGACCCGGGCGCTCTGCTCCTGGACGAGCCGACGAACGGGCTCGACCCCGATGGCGTGCGGTGGCTGCGCACACTGCTCGCGGAGCTTGCCGCGGAGGGGCGCAGTGTGCTGGTGTCCAGCCATCTGATGAGCGAGATGGCGCTGACCGCGCGGCACGTCGTTATCGTCGGCAAGGGCAGGCTGCTCGCTGACGTCCCGATCGACGAGCTGGTCGGGACCGGCCGGGTGCTGGTCAGGTCGACCAGGGCGCGTGAGCTGCGCGACGCGCTGGTGGCGCACGGCGCCGAGGTGACGAGCGAGGAACCGGGGGCACTGCTGGTCAGCGGGATGGACGCGGCGGCGGTCAGCGCGGCGGCTGGCGCACTGCCGATCCACGAGCTGACCCCGTGGAAGTCCACATTGGAGGATGCCTATCTGGCGTTGACGCGCGATGCGCTGGAGTTCCACGGAGGACGGCGATGACAGGGGAACTGACCTTCGGTGGCGTCGTCCGTTCGGAATGGACCAAACTGGTTTCCCTGCTGGCGAACCGGATCGCGCTCGTCATGGCACCGGTGACACTGATCGGGCTCGCCGGGGTCATCGGCTGGCACGACCGCGCGCGCCCGGTGGTGCTGAGCCAGGCCATCGGCGGCGGGTTCCTGCCGTTCGTGCTCCTGGTCGGTGTATTCGGGGCGCTGATGCTCACCGGTGAGCACGGTTCCGGTCTGCTGCGGTCCACTTTGGTCGCCGTGCCGAAACGGCTTCCGGTGCTGTGGGCCAAAGCGCTGGTGCTCGTCGCCGTGACGACGCCGGTCGCCATCGTCACCCACGCGGGCGCGTTCCTTGCGTACCAGGCATTTTCCGCCGATCCGATCCCGTTCGGCGAGCCACGGGTACTCATGGCGATCCTCGGCGCCGCGGGCGGCACGGTCGCGGCCGGGCTGCTCGGGCTCGGCATCGGCACCGTGGTGCGCGACACCGCGACCGCGATCGTCACCTACGTCGCCGCGCTCGTGCTGCTTCCGCAGCTCCTGCTCGGCGCACTGCCCGATTCGCTGCGGGACGCCGTGCTGACCTGCCTGCCGACGACCGCGCTGCGGGCGCTGTTCGGGGCCGACGTCCCGATCGCGCCGGGCATCGGCGCGCTCGTGGTGCTCGCCTGGGTCGCGCTGGCGCTCGGCGGCGGTGCGGTGGCGCTGCGGCGGAGGGACGCGTTCTGATGCCGCCGCGCGTGCCGGATGTCCTGGTCGCCGTTTTGGCCGCCGCGCTGGCGATTCCGGTGACCGTGGCCGGCCAGGACGCGCCCGGCGTCCTCGCACCCGGTACCGGCGTCACCGGCGCGGGCTGGCTGCTGTTCGTGGCCGTGCACCTCCCGCTGCTGTGGCGGAGCAGGGCGCCGACAGCGGTGTTCTGGTGCGTCCTCGCGCTGGTGGGCGTTTGCGCGGCCCTCGGCGTCACCGGGGTTTTCCTCGTCTTTTCCCCGCTTTTCGCCCTTTTCGCGGTGGCGCGGCACAGCGAATGGCATTGGGTGTGGCCGGTCGTCGGCGCGGTGGTGCTCGTGGTGGCCACGGCGGCGCTGGGTACGCGGCCGGGATGGCCGGGCATGATCGGTGTCGTCTCGGTGCTCGCGGTCACCGTGCTGCTCGGGATCGCGCTGCGCTGGCGACGAGCGTTCGCCGCCGAGCGCGCGGCGAGCCAGGCGCGCGATGCGCAGGCCGCCGTAGCCGAAGAGCGGGCGCGGATCGCGAGGGAGGTGCACGACATCGTCGCGCACAACCTCGCCGTGATGGTCGCGCTCGCCGACGGCGCGTCCTGCACAGCGGGAATCGACCCCGGACGCGCCGCCGACCTGATGGCGAAAACGGCGACGACCGGGCGGCGGGCGCTGGCCGAAATGCGGCGGCTGGTGACCTTGCTGCGAGAGGGCGACCGCGCGCCGGAACCGGGTGTGGACGATATCGACGACCTGGTCGCGCGCGTGCGCGCCGCGGGGCTGCGGGTGGTGGTGAGCCGTGCGGGGGCGGCCGGTCCGTGGGGGCCGGGCGTCGGGCTCGCCGTGCACCGGATCGTGCAGGAGGCGTTGACGAACACCATGAAGCACGCGGGCCCGCTCGCGTCGGCGCGGGTACGGCTGCGCTACTCCCCGGAAGGCGCCGAGGTCGAGATCACCGACGACGGCACCGGAAACGCGTCGCCGGAACCGGGTGGGCACGGGCTGATCGGGATCACCGAGCGCGTGAAGGCGTACGGTGGCCAGGTCGAAGCCGGTGCCTTCGGCAGTGGCTGGCGCGTGCGCGCCTTCATTCCAGCGGAGTCCGATGTGGACGGTGAGACCGGGTGACCGTCGCGGTGCTGCTCGCGGACGACCAGCCGTGGCTCCGCCTCGGGTTCCGCGCGGTGCTCGACGCGCAACCGGATCTCGAAGTGGTGGGCGAAGCGGGCGACGGGGACGAAGCGGCGGCCTTGGTGCGGGAGCTGGCGCCCGACGTCGTGCTCATGGACGTGCGGATGCCGGTGCTCGACGGGATCGAGGCCACCCGGCGGATCGTCGCATCCGGGTCGCCGTCGCGCGTGCTGGTGCTGACGACCTTCGATCTCGACGAGTACGTGTTCGCCGCCCTGCGCGCGGGTGCTTCGGGCTTCCTCCTCAAGGACGCGGAACCGGCGGACCTGATCGCGGGCATCCGCGCGGTCGCGGCCGGGAACGCCGTGGTGGCACCGAGCGTGACCAAACGGCTCATCGAAACCTTCACGCGCCAGGTTCCGAGACCGCCCGCCGACGGCCGGTTCGGCGAGCTGACCGCCCGCGAGCGCGAAGTCGTGGTGGAGGTCGCGGGTGGCCGGTCCAACAAGGAGATCGCGGACCGGCTCTTCGTTTCGGAGACCACGATCAAGGTGCACGTCGGTCGCGTACTGGCCAAACTGGGGCTGCGCGACCGCGCGCAGGTCATCGTGTTCGCCTACGAGAACGGCGTGGTGACACCGGGGACGGCCGACGCGTAGGTGCGCAGGGCGCGCAGCAGGTCGATCTCGCGGAACGACGGCCACTTGACGTCGATGAACCGCAGTTCCGCCCGCGCCGACTGCCACAGCAGGAAACCCGACAGCCGCTGCTCGCCGCTGGTCCGGATCACCAGGTCCGGGTCCCCGACCTCGTGCGTGGAGAGGTACGCGGAGATCCGGTCCGGTGTCAGGTCCTCGGCGATGTCCCGCAGAGAGCGCCCGGTGCCGATCTCGTCGTCCAGCAGGGCGCGCACGGCGTCGGTGATGTCCTCGCGCCCGTCGTAGCCGACGGCGAGCGTCAACCGGCGCGGACCGGCGTCCGCGGTGTCCTCGCGCGCCGCTTTCAGCACCTCGGCCGTGGGGGCGGGCATCAGGTCGACCCGGCCCGCGAGGTCGATGCGCCAGTCCCGTCCGGCGGCGAGCGCGGGCGTCACCTCCTCGATCACCCGCATCAGGCGCGCCGCCTCTTCGGGATCCCGTTTGGCCAGGTTGTCCGCGGAAACCCAGAACAGCGTCACGTGCTCGATCCCGGTCCCCGCGCACCAGGAAAGCACCTCCGTGACATGCCCGAACCCGCGCCGGTGGCCCTCGCTGACGTCCGCGAGCCCCGCTTCCCTCGCCCAGCGCCGGTTGCCGTCCATGATCATCGCCACGTGCCGCGGCAGCGGTCCCTTCGCCACCCGCGCGCGCAGTCGCCGCCGGTACGGTTCCTCCACCAGTTCGCGCCAGCCCATGAACCCGATGTTAGTCACCGAACTGTCACACGATGATCGACTCGTGCGGACATCGGCCGAGCAGGGTGGGGCGCATGCGAAGTCGTTTTCTGCTACTCGGCGCCGTGACCGCGCTGACCTTGGTCGGCGCCGTGCCGGCGCAGGCCATCGTCGGCGGGACCGAATCGACCGAGGCCTACTCGTTCATGGGCTCGTTCCAACCGGGCTTCCCCGCGCCACCGCGCGCCGACGGGCACGGCTGCGGGGTGGAAGTCCTTGCCCCACAATGGGTTCTGACGGCCAGCCACTGCGCGGGCAAGAACCCGACCGGCGCGAGGACGGGTGTCCCGCGCGGCTGGAAGGTCAGGGTCGGGTCGCTGGACACCACCTCCGGCGGCGAGGTCGCCGAGGTCGACCACTACTACCGGCTGGCGACCAGCGGCGACGAAGGCGGCTTCTGGGGCAAGGATGTCGCGCTGCTGCACCTGAAGACCCCGGTTCGCGCCGAACCCGTGCGGATCGCGGCCGCGACGCCGCCGGACAACTCGCCCGTCCGCATCATGGGCTGGGGAATGACCTGCGACGACAGCAAAAACCCCGCGTGCTACCCCACGCGGCTGCGGGAGGCGGACACCGTCGTTCAGCCCGCCTCGACGTGCAAGAACGCTTCGCCAGGCGAACTGTGCGTAGGACGTCGCGACGGCAGCGTCGCCGCGTCCAATATGGACTCCGGAGGACCCGCGCTGGTTCGTGACGGCGACGGGTGGGCGCTGGCCGGGGTGGTCAGCGGTCCCGACGGCGTCCACGCGCCGACCCTCTACACCGATGTCACCAAGCATGCGGCGTGGATCAACGACGTCATCAGCGGGAAGGTCGTGCCGCCGGATGACGAGATCCCGAATGTGGAAGGAGCGGTGGAGCTGTACGGCTGCGTGGGCTCGGTGGTCCGCGGCCCGGCCGCGAAACCGGACGATCCGGCGTTGCTGCTGACCAACGGCCACTGCGTGCTGGGCGAGCGGCCCGCGCCCGGTGCCGCGCTGGTGGACCGGCCTGCCGACCGCCTGGCGCCGATCGCCGACCGGCAGGGCTACCCGCAGGCCACCGCCCGCGCGAACCGGTTGGCGTACGCGACGATGACCGGCACCGACATCGCGCTCTACCGGCTGGACAAGACCTACGGACAGCTGGCGGCCGAGGGCGCGAAGGTGTTCCAGCTCGGCTCGAACCCCGTGCGCGCGGGCGATCCGCTGACCATGGCCTACACCAGCGAGCGCATGAACTGCCGTGCCGAGGCCGTCGTCCCGCACCTGCGGGAAGGCGGCTACCAGCAGGACGATTCGATCCGCTACGCCACCAGCGCGGGCTGCAAACCGTGGCCGGGTACCTCCGGTTCGGCGCTGCTGGCCGCCGACGGTGTCACGGTCGCGGGGATCCACAACACGCACAACGTCGACGGTGGACAGTGCACTGTGGACAATCCGTGCGAGGTGGCGCGGGACGGGACCGTGACCTCCGTGCGGGATCGTGGCTACGGCCAGCAGGTGTACCGGATCGCGCCCTGCCTCGCCGAAGGGTCCGAAGTGGACCTTTCCCGCCCCGGCTGCGCCCTCACCGGCGCCCGCGGATGATCGACGCGGTGAGCGTGCGCTTGAGCCAGTCCTCGTAGTCGTCGTGGGACCACCCGGCGTCGGTGACCAGGTTCTCGTGCACCTCACCGCTCATCAACGCCACCGCGATGTCGGCGGCGCGGTCTTCGACATCGGCCCCCGCGGCGCGGATGCGGTCGATCACCGTTTCGACGCCGAGCCGGTTGCGCCGCATCCCCTCGGCCTGGCTGGCCGCGATGTCCGGGTCGACCGCGGCGCCGGAGCGCAGGATCGCGACGATGTCGCCGCACCGCTCGCGCACCTGGCGGCTGACCCGTGCCAGCAGGCCGAGCAGTGCTTCCGGATCGGTGACGCCGTCGGCTTCGGCGAACAGGTCGGGGATACCCGCTTCGTCGTCGAGGAGGTCGACCAGCCCGCCGAGCACGCCCGCCTTGGAGCCGAAGTGGGCGTAGATCGTCTGCGGGACGACGCCGGCCTCCTTCGCGATCAGGCGGATCGGCGTGCCGGCGTATCCGCGCTCGGCGAACAGCCGTCGCGCGGCGACCAGGATCGTGCGCAGCACCAGTACTTCCCGGCGGTCGCGCAACCGGACGATACCGGGCAGGTCAGCAGGCATGTACACTCCGATTTAGAACAACGTTCTAACTAGTGGATCGTAGGTCCAATCTAGCAGGAGGTGCCGATGATCGAGCAGGTGTGCGCGGACCTGGCGCGGGCCTGGAACGCGGGAGACGGCGACGCGTGGGCGGCGTGTTTCACCGAGGACGCCGATTTCGTCGACGTGCTCGGGCGCCTGCAGGAGGGCAGGGCGCGGATCGCGGCGGAGCACGGCACCATCTTCGGCGGCATCTACCGCGGCAGCACGCTCGAGGTCGGCGTGCGGAAGATCAGCCCGTACGGGTCCGCCGTACTGGTGCACACGACGACGGTGCTGCGCGTGCCGGAAGGCCCGAGGGCGGGGGAATCGCGGGCGGCCCAGACGATGCTCGTCGAGGACGGGAAGATCAGGATGTTCCACAACACGGAACTGCGCGGCTTCGACCAGTTCCTCGCCGAAGGCGCGCCGTACCCGGCCTGAAGGTCCCTCTTCGCTTCCCTCATGCCCCGAAAGTGGCTTTCGGGGCATCTAGCGCCCCGAAGGCCACCTTCGGGGCACCGCGAAGGGGCCGCCGGAATGCGCGGTCAGAAGATCGGGCCGAAGCCGGTGCACTTCGGCTGGAAGTCTGCCGGGCCGTCGGCGAGCGCGTTCAGGGTGAGCTGCATGGTCGGGTCGTCGAAGGCGAGTCCCGCGTGCCCGGCGCCGTCGCCCGCGCACTTGTCCTGCAGCACGATGTTGTGCGTGTTCTCCCCGTCGAGCGCCTGCGTGGTGTACGGCGTGACCACGCGGTCGGACTTCGTGGCGATGACGGTGTAGTCCGGTCCGGTCGGCACTGTTTTCCCGTCGGCCCAGAGGTCCTTGATGAAATCGCTCGTGTTCGCCTGGTCGAGGACGCCGGGGAACTGCAGGACGTTGCTGAGCCCGATGGCGAATCCCATCAGCTTCAGCTTTTCCGCGAAGGTGACGATTCCGTTGAGATCGGTGCCGTGCGAACTCGGCGCCCAGCCGACGTAGTGCGCCACCTTGGCCGCGCCGCCGCCCTGCTTGAGCCACGAAATCGGCACCGCGCCGCCCTGCGAATGCCCGATCACGTCGACCTTTTCCGCGCCGGTGGCGGCGCGGACCTTGTCCACGAACGCGTCGAGCTGCTTGGCGGAGGACTTGACCGGGGCCAATCCGCCGACGCGGCCGAGGGAGACGATCGTCTGCCCGTAGTTGAGCCCGAATACGCAGTACCCGTTGTTCTTCAGGCGCGGCGACAGCTTCACGAAATTGGAGCCGATGTTGAAGAACGTGCCGGGCAGCAGTACCACCGGATTGGGGTGCTCCGCGCTCGGCTTGCACTTCCAGTCGTTCGCACCGGGTACCGCGCCTGGCGAGGCGAGGTAGGCGGCGCCCGCCTCCAGCAAGCCGCCTTCGGGCAGTTCGGCCGCCTGTGCGGAGGCGGTCCCCGCGGCGACCAGCGCCGCCGACAGGCCGAGCGCGGTGACGGCGGCGCGGATCCGCCTGGTGATACGGGGCATGGGATCTCCTCGGACTTCGTCGTCGTGCGGAAGGGCCACACGGAGCTACTGATCAGTAGCTCGGCGTGGCTCCATGATGCCCGCACAGCTCAGCACGGTCCTCGGAAAATTTCCCAACAAAACGCCGTCCTGGTTGTGACCGGTCACCAGGTCCGTCCCGGCCCGCACGCCCCCTCGGAGTGCGGGCTGGGCACCGGGGTCACCAGCCCCGGAAGACCGCGGCCTTTCCGTTGGCGGAGTTGAACATCGCGTCCGAGTCGTGCCCGACCCCGGGTACCGTGCTCAGTTCGTGCGGGGCCGACGGGAAATCGTGGTGGATGGTGGTGGAATACGCTTTTCCGCGTTCGAAGCGGTTTTCTCCCTGCGCTTTGGCTTCGCAGCTGTCGTCGATTCCGTGATCCTGGTGCACATCGTCCTCACCGAGCAGGTAGGTGACCTTTCGCGCGGTGTACTGGGCGCGCAGCCGGTCGTCGTTCAACGCGCTCATGTAGGCGTTGCGGTTTTCGAGTCCGTACTTGTACCGGTTGAAACCGGGGCACGAATCGTGCGCGGCGGGCCGTTTCTCGTCGAAGTACAAATAGGACGACGGGTTCGCCGCGACGTAGGTGATTTCGACGCCGTTGACCTCGGCGGGAGCCTTACCGCCCGCCGCGTAGCGCTGGGTGAACTGGCCTCCCGCGGAGTGCCCCGCGATCGTGATCCGCTTCAGGTTCGGGAACTTCGCCTTGTCCGCGAGTACCCGCACGACGTGGTCGACGGCTTCGAACGAGCTGAGCCCCTCCGGGCTTTCCGCGCCGCCGCCGTCCTTCCAGGAACCGCTGCCGCCGTTCGTCCAGTAGGCGTCGCCCTTTTCGGGGTTCTCCTCCTCGGTCTGGAACCACGGCGCGACGACCTCGGCCTTCGAACCGTATTCGCGGGCCGCTTCCGACATGCGGTCGAAATAGCCCTTGGCGTTGCGGCCGGTGCCGTGGATGACGATCACCGCGCCGGTCGGATCGGGCGAGCCGGTCAGCGGATGGGTCGCGTAGTACGGCAGGTTCACGCCGGGGCTCAGGCTCAGGCGGTGGAGCTGGTCGGCGGCGCTCGCGGTCGCCGGGACGGTCGTGGCGAACGCCAGTGCGAAACAGGTGGTGACTACAGCGCGTCGGCTCATGTGCTCCGACGGTAGGGGGCTTCGCGGGGACCGGTCCCGAACGCTCAGCGCTTCTTGATGACGGCGGCGAGGCCGTCGAGGATCCGGTCGAGCCCGAACTGCCAGCCGTGGTCGAACTCGTCACCGTCCACGCCGGGGTCCACTTCGGACGCCGCCTTCACCAGCGCGGGGAACAGTTCCGGGTGGCCGGCGACGAGCGGGCGCAGCGACCGGTCGGCGAGCCACGGCTGGGTGCCGCCGGACGCCTGCGAATGGGTGTTCCGCAGGTGGCCGCTGAGCAGGAACACGGCGTCCATCCGTTCGCCGCCGGTGAGCCCGGTGCCTTCGAGCGCGGCCACCGCCGACTCGGTCCACGCGACTTCGCGCGGCCCCGTCGGCCGGTCGCCGACGGTGGCCGTCGGCAGCCACGGGTGGCGTTGCCAGGTTTCGCGCATCAGGCGGCACCATTCGACCAGCCGGCCGCGCCAGCCGCCGCGGACCCCGGCGAGATCGGGCGCGGGGCCGATCGCCAGCTCGGTCATCACCCCGAGCAACTGGGCCTTGTTCGCCACGTGCCGGTAGAGCGCCATCTTCGTCACGTCGAGGCGGGCGGCGGCCTGCTGCATCGAAACCGACTCGATGCCCTCGGCGTCCGCCAGCGCCAAAGCGGCCTCGGCGATCCGGTCCACGGTGAGCGCGAGCCTCGCCGGTTTCGGCGGGTCCGCCCGCTGGTTCCACAGCAGGTCGGTGTCGGCCATGCGGTCCTCCGGGCTGGTCGTGAAATCAGGTGCTTGTCAGCGGGCCGCTGATGTGTCTAACGTACACCTTGTGTCCGCCGGACACTTCGTATCCACCGGATACTTCGGTGTCTGTGGGAATTTGCCGGTACTGAGGAGATTCGGCATGCGCAAGATCGTGAGCAGCCTGTTCATCAGCCTCGACGGGGTAGTGGAATCGCCCGACAAGTGGTCGCTCGACTACTTCACCGACGAGATCGGCGCGTCCATCGGCGCGGTGATGGGCGATGCCGACGCGATGCTGCTCGGCAGAGCGACTTACGAGGGCTTCGCGGCCCACTGGCCACAACGGACGGTCGAAGACGACGAAGGCGCGCCGTTCATGAACTCCACCCGCAAGTACGTCGCTTCCACCACACTGTCCACTGTGGAATGGGAGAACTCGGTGCTGCTCGAAGGAGAGCTCTCCGACGCCGTGCGCGAGCTGAAGGCGGGCGACGGCGGCGACATCATGACCAGCGGCAGCCCGAGCGTCGTGCGGTACCTGCTCGCGCACGGCCTGCTCGACCACCTGCACCTGCTGCTCTACCCGGTGGTGGTGGGCGCGGGCACGCGGCTGTTCGGCGACGACGGCACGCAGTTCGCGTTGAAGCTGTCCGGGTCCAAGACCTTCGACAACGGCGTGCTGGAGCTGAACTACACGCCGAACCGATGAGCGGGCGCGCCCCGGTCAGCGCTTCCGGTTGCCCAGCAACAGCTTCCACGGCATGAGCGCGGATTCGATCTGCACGCCGAGGCTCATCTTCGAGTCGCCATCGGCGCGTTCTTCGAACCGGATCGGGGTCTCCGCGATCCGCATGCCCGCCCGCACCGTGCGGTAGTTCATCTCGACCTGGAACGCGTAGCCGTTGCTGCGGATGGTCGGCAGGTCGATCTTCCGCAGCGCGGACGCGTGCCAGGCCTTGAAACCCGCCGTCGCGTCCTTGAGCCGCAGGCGCAGGATCGCGTTGACGTAGAAGTTCGCCCACGCGGAAAGCGCCTTGCGGTGCCACGCCCATTCGCCCGCCGCGGAACCGCCAGGCACGTACCGCGAGCCCAGCACCACCGCGGCGTCCGTGGTGGCGAGGATCTCCAGCATGGTCGGGATCACCTCGGCCGGGTGCGAGAGATCGGCGTCCATCTGGAGCACGATGTCGGCGCCTTCGTCGAGTGCGCGCGTGATGCCAGCGACGTAGGCGCGGCCGAGCCCGTTCTTCTCCGTGCGGTGCAGCACGCCGACGGTGCCCGGTGACTTCGCGGCCAGCTCGTCCGCGACCTCGCCGGTGCCGTCGGGGGAGTTGTCGTCGACGACCAGCACGCGCAGGTTCGGCACCGCCAGCCCGGTCACCATGCCGACGAGCTTGGGGAGGTTCTCCCGCTCGTTGTAGGTCGGCACCACGACCGTGACCTGTGGGTCACCTTCCCCCATGTTCGCACTCCTCGGTCGGGGCTCGGCTGGTTTGGATACGAAGGGTATCGGACGACGTCGGCACCTACGGCATACGGCGTGCTCGCGAGGCCGCCAGCCTGCCCGAACACCTGCCCGATCGTCCACTGTGCGCGGACCGCGGCCTCGATATCACTGGGTCATGATCACGGTACGACAGGTGGTTCCACGCGATCACGCGATCCTGACCGGCCGCACCGCCCGGCTGACGGTGGGGCGCGACGGCAAGGTCTACCTCGGCGCGGGGGCCGACCTCGATCGAGGGCGGATCGACGCGATCCTGCGGATGAACGCCGACGGCTCCGACCGGACGGTGGTGGAAACGCCGCGGCCGCTGTGGG is part of the Amycolatopsis sp. CA-230715 genome and encodes:
- a CDS encoding alpha/beta fold hydrolase, whose translation is MIGELITAGGESVHIRQDGVRGNPVILLLHGFSGSVHWFDRLTPLLAERFHVVRLDLRGHGHTGGHTGLDARSQARTVAAALDAIDVTEVVAAGHSFGADVAIALAEESRHVRKIVVIGQAPDYSFATFPPGNGLLALPVLGALAHRLATPSAVRLGVRFGFARGFAFNRAFDRPDQAVLDHAAMSPAMARTVIVERRRLLAARPLDEQVRAIGLPTAAILGRRDRFYDCEKTAARWAAVGAKVDVIEDSGHSPILERPARVAELLQDFVAG
- a CDS encoding FAD-binding dehydrogenase, whose protein sequence is MADEPDVIVVGAGLAGLVATHELVKAGRKVLIVEQENRANLGGQAFWSLGGLLFVDSPEQRRLGIKDSYELALHDWFSSAGFDRDDEDHWARKWAEAYVRFAAGEKRRYLHDLGLRVTPMVGWAERGGGAADGHGNSVPRFHLTWGTGPEVVRVFAEPVLDGERRGLVSFAFRHRVDELLVEDGAAVGVRGTVLEPSDADRGKASSRTAVGEFELRAKAVVVTSGGIGHNHDLVRRNWPAERLGPCPETMIPGVPAYVDGRMIGITEDAGGRIVNRDRMWHYTEGLHNWDPIWPDHAIRIIPGPSSMWFDATGKRLAPPNFPGFDTNASLKAILSTGYDYSWFVLDQTIIEKEFMLSGSEQNPDLTGKDLRRVLRERGGKGAIPPVEAFKRHGVDFVVADTLGELVDGMNKLSRGPQLDLATIEEQIVARDLQVENRYAKDFQVMAVANARRYLGDKVSRVAKPHRILDPAHGPLIAVRLNILTRKTLGGVQTTLDSQVVRADGTPFPGLYAAGEVAGFGGGGVHGYNALEGTFLGGCIFSGRAAGRALARNLP
- a CDS encoding ATP-binding cassette domain-containing protein, producing the protein MMETTALTKRYGRELAVDDLTFTVRPGRVTGFLGPNGAGKSTTMRMFVGLVRPTSGTATIDGREYAELPDPLRRVGALLESTPSQPGRTARDHLLALARTHGFAPSRVDEVLGMAGLDSVAGRRTGGFSLGMRQRLGIAAAMLGDPGALLLDEPTNGLDPDGVRWLRTLLAELAAEGRSVLVSSHLMSEMALTARHVVIVGKGRLLADVPIDELVGTGRVLVRSTRARELRDALVAHGAEVTSEEPGALLVSGMDAAAVSAAAGALPIHELTPWKSTLEDAYLALTRDALEFHGGRR
- a CDS encoding sensor histidine kinase, with translation MPPRVPDVLVAVLAAALAIPVTVAGQDAPGVLAPGTGVTGAGWLLFVAVHLPLLWRSRAPTAVFWCVLALVGVCAALGVTGVFLVFSPLFALFAVARHSEWHWVWPVVGAVVLVVATAALGTRPGWPGMIGVVSVLAVTVLLGIALRWRRAFAAERAASQARDAQAAVAEERARIAREVHDIVAHNLAVMVALADGASCTAGIDPGRAADLMAKTATTGRRALAEMRRLVTLLREGDRAPEPGVDDIDDLVARVRAAGLRVVVSRAGAAGPWGPGVGLAVHRIVQEALTNTMKHAGPLASARVRLRYSPEGAEVEITDDGTGNASPEPGGHGLIGITERVKAYGGQVEAGAFGSGWRVRAFIPAESDVDGETG
- a CDS encoding response regulator — translated: MTVAVLLADDQPWLRLGFRAVLDAQPDLEVVGEAGDGDEAAALVRELAPDVVLMDVRMPVLDGIEATRRIVASGSPSRVLVLTTFDLDEYVFAALRAGASGFLLKDAEPADLIAGIRAVAAGNAVVAPSVTKRLIETFTRQVPRPPADGRFGELTAREREVVVEVAGGRSNKEIADRLFVSETTIKVHVGRVLAKLGLRDRAQVIVFAYENGVVTPGTADA
- the uppS gene encoding polyprenyl diphosphate synthase yields the protein MGWRELVEEPYRRRLRARVAKGPLPRHVAMIMDGNRRWAREAGLADVSEGHRRGFGHVTEVLSWCAGTGIEHVTLFWVSADNLAKRDPEEAARLMRVIEEVTPALAAGRDWRIDLAGRVDLMPAPTAEVLKAAREDTADAGPRRLTLAVGYDGREDITDAVRALLDDEIGTGRSLRDIAEDLTPDRISAYLSTHEVGDPDLVIRTSGEQRLSGFLLWQSARAELRFIDVKWPSFREIDLLRALRTYASAVPGVTTPFS